In Streptomyces sp. HUAS ZL42, the DNA window ACAGCGCACAGGGGGTGAGGTGGCTCAGGCGCAGCCCGGCCGGCCCGGCGACCGCGGCCTCCACGGTCAGCTCGACATGGCCGACCAGTTCGGCGGGCTCCTCCTCGGAGAGGTGCATGGCCTGCTGGGCCGCCCCGAGTTCGACAGCGAAGGAGGCGAGCCGGGCCTCCACGGTGCGGAGCTGCTCGCCGTACGAGTCGCGCTCTTCGTCCACCCGGTCCAGTTCGCGGGCCCAGCGGGGCCTCTCGGTCTCGCCGAATCCGGCGCCTTCGCCGATCTCCCGAAGCAGATCGACGGCGAGGCGGCCGAGCAGGTCGAGGCGGGCCTGCAGCCGATCGCGTCGCTGCTCCAGGGCGCGCCGCTCCTGTTCGAGGGTGTGCACGCGGTGGCGCATGGCGGAGGCGTCGGCGGACGGCAGCGGCCCGCGCGGCGTCCAGGTGCGGACGATCCGCGCGTCCAGCACGGTCGCAGGGTGATCGGCGGTCAACTCGGCATGCAGGGTTCGGTCGACGGCCAGCGCACCGACCGGCCCGAGACGCAGCCGCTGGACCCCGGCCTCCAGGTCGAGTACGACGGCGCGCTCGACGTGGGCGCGATCCTCCAGACAGGTGACGGCGGTGACGGGAAGAGCGATCGGCTCCGGTGTCGTGGACATGGCGTGTGTCAGCTCCTGCGGTTGCCGCCGACCAAGGCCTTGCCGGCCGGGATGCGGATCTCGTAACCGCCGTCGAGGGCGGCGGTGCCTCCGGCCGGCAGGTCCACCCGCCAGATACGGGTGCCCGGTGCATGGTGCTCCGGCGTCGTGCCGTCCTCGGGTGCCGTCCAGTCGGCCCGCTCCTCGATCCGGACGTCCGGATCGGAGGTGACCGGCACCCGCTCGCGGACCTCGACGGTGGCGGGACCCGCGAGCCGGTTGGACAGCTCCACGCGGACGCGATGGTCGAGCACGGTGGTGCTGTTGCGCAGGCCCGACGTCGACTCGTGCAGGTTCGTACGGCGGATGACCCGGATGCCCTCGGCCGGCCCGAGCCCCACCCGCCGGACAGCGCCGGGGGCGAGCGTGGGCAGTGCGGCGGTCAGCAGGAAGTCGTCGTCGACGGTGACCTCCACCGGGCCGGCCAGCAGCGCCTGATCGGTGGCGTTGGAGAGTACCAACGTCGCGTACACGACCTGTTCCACGGACGGCACGCAGAAGTACTCGGTGCGCAGACCGACCGGAATCTCGGCCACGGTGATGGTGTGCCAGGTGCCGTCCGACGGAATGTCGGCGCGGGCGGCGGCATCGAAACGGTGGTCGAAGGAACCCGCCGACTCGCGGGGCCGCACGGCGTGTCCGGGCAGCGGCAACGCGGCCACCGCTTCGGCGCGGCGGCGGTACTCGGCCGCCACCGGGTCGAAGGGAGAGTCGGGGAACAGCCTGCCTCTGCGACCGCCCTGCTCGTCGGGGCCGCACAGGACGAGGGAGGCGTAGTCCAGCTCTGCGCCGCTCGGCTGCGGCGGTCCGGCCACCGGTGCCGGGGGCGGTGGTGGCGCAACCGGGCCGGGAGCCGCGGGCGCCGCCGGCGGGGCAGCCCGGCCAGGAGCCGACGGTGCCATCGCGGCGGGAGCCCCAGGGAAGGACCTGCCACCGGTACGCGGCCTGCCGCCCGGGCGCGACCGGACCGGCTGCGCGAGGTCGGGCCTCTCCTCGCCGAAGACCTCTGGGGAGGTGCGGTCCGCGCCGGCGGGCACCGGGAGCGGTGCGGGCGGTCCGCCGTAGCCCTGCGGTGTCGGCGGCGGTGGCGGAACGGGACCGGATGCGAAGCCGCCCGCGGCGGCCACGGGCACGCCGCCGGTGACGACAGCCGCAGGTGCGGCGGTCGTGGCAGGGCGGGGGCCCGCCGCGTCGTACCCGGCGAACAGGTCCGCGAGCCCTGCCGGGGGCTCGCGCCAGCCGGAGGGCTCGGGGG includes these proteins:
- a CDS encoding DUF4139 domain-containing protein, producing MAAEAAQTWGSTLDSVVVYAQGAICRRLARGSVPPDGRVRVTGLPRSLDPGSLRAHVPHASGVRVTGARVDVEAEPLGTGTPHELRREVEQLRDEYAAAQGRRDRQLGLVEEVRGLHPVPPARRREDPHRRTPVDAWLELADFVDERLTGLHTRLVELEEALLRVEHRLTVATDRLARASTDAPSAHVETTVSALLALEGAGDAEVELELEYGVPGAVWVPAYRLTHRQGDGTGRLMLRASVAQRTGEDWTGVRVALATADLRRRTDLPKLRSIRIGRRQPAPEPSGWREPPAGLADLFAGYDAAGPRPATTAAPAAVVTGGVPVAAAGGFASGPVPPPPPTPQGYGGPPAPLPVPAGADRTSPEVFGEERPDLAQPVRSRPGGRPRTGGRSFPGAPAAMAPSAPGRAAPPAAPAAPGPVAPPPPPAPVAGPPQPSGAELDYASLVLCGPDEQGGRRGRLFPDSPFDPVAAEYRRRAEAVAALPLPGHAVRPRESAGSFDHRFDAAARADIPSDGTWHTITVAEIPVGLRTEYFCVPSVEQVVYATLVLSNATDQALLAGPVEVTVDDDFLLTAALPTLAPGAVRRVGLGPAEGIRVIRRTNLHESTSGLRNSTTVLDHRVRVELSNRLAGPATVEVRERVPVTSDPDVRIEERADWTAPEDGTTPEHHAPGTRIWRVDLPAGGTAALDGGYEIRIPAGKALVGGNRRS